One genomic window of Staphylococcus hsinchuensis includes the following:
- a CDS encoding DUF1433 domain-containing protein, whose amino-acid sequence MNKNKLFFFLFIVFIIIMLIIGGIYIIHKKQKDCYTNAQEKRIDLYLNENLNGYKNLTLTNTKISPMGAFEIEGYVNHDKKLDFKASIWSEDNNQFEYSMSFSPELSEMLKQSNSSRKKASEIIKEKHLNKEDYEADPPLFF is encoded by the coding sequence TTGAATAAAAATAAGCTTTTCTTTTTCCTCTTTATTGTGTTTATAATAATAATGTTAATTATTGGAGGAATCTATATCATACATAAAAAACAAAAAGATTGTTATACAAATGCACAAGAAAAAAGGATTGATTTATATTTAAACGAAAATCTAAACGGATATAAAAATCTAACTTTAACCAATACTAAAATATCCCCAATGGGAGCATTTGAAATTGAAGGTTATGTTAACCATGATAAAAAGTTAGATTTTAAGGCTTCAATTTGGAGCGAGGATAATAATCAATTTGAATATTCTATGAGTTTTTCACCTGAGTTAAGCGAAATGCTTAAACAATCTAATTCTTCGAGAAAAAAAGCGAGCGAAATCATCAAAGAAAAACATCTCAACAAAGAAGATTATGAAGCTGATCCACCACTCTTTTTCTAA
- a CDS encoding DUF1433 domain-containing protein, protein MSKFKKIIFIFITIMILTIIAGGIYTLHENQKNDYINTQKKRIDLFLNKNIKGYENLTLTTNKISPMGAIEIKGYVNHDKNLYFKATIWGDENNQFENSMRFSPDLNKILKQSNSSRKKASEIIKEKHLNKEDYEADPPFIF, encoded by the coding sequence TTGAGCAAGTTTAAAAAAATCATTTTTATCTTTATTACAATTATGATATTAACAATTATCGCTGGAGGAATCTATACCTTGCATGAAAACCAAAAAAACGATTATATTAATACCCAGAAAAAAAGAATTGATTTGTTTTTAAATAAGAATATAAAAGGCTATGAAAATCTAACATTAACTACTAACAAAATATCACCAATGGGGGCAATTGAAATTAAAGGTTATGTCAATCATGATAAAAACTTATATTTTAAAGCTACAATTTGGGGCGATGAAAATAACCAATTTGAGAATTCTATGAGATTTTCACCAGATTTAAACAAAATACTTAAACAATCTAATTCTTCGAGAAAAAAAGCGAGCGAAATCATCAAAGAAAAACATCTCAATAAAGAAGATTATGAAGCTGATCCACCATTCATTTTCTAA